In one Mycobacterium sp. NBC_00419 genomic region, the following are encoded:
- a CDS encoding helix-turn-helix transcriptional regulator, translating into MSSPDGASMVSVAVIDDHEAIHEAVKVWCAQADPPIKFVGGYFSADAFLAERSAGAGHTVVVFDLELHSRRADFEGLQRTVDAGYRVVVYSHLLADEIILRCLELGAVTYLVKSEGKRHLIDALRAAWTDEPYVGPQMAGAMVNDVNVGRPKLAAREREVLVAWFQTESKELVAEKLHIAPTTVRTHLQRIRAKYAAVGRPASTKSALVARAIQDGIIVVDDL; encoded by the coding sequence ATGAGCTCGCCGGACGGTGCATCGATGGTCTCTGTGGCCGTGATCGATGATCACGAAGCCATCCACGAGGCGGTGAAAGTGTGGTGCGCGCAGGCCGATCCACCTATCAAGTTTGTCGGAGGCTACTTCTCGGCAGACGCGTTCCTGGCTGAGCGCTCAGCCGGAGCTGGCCATACCGTCGTGGTTTTCGACCTGGAGTTGCACAGTAGACGTGCGGATTTCGAAGGTCTGCAACGCACAGTCGATGCCGGCTACCGCGTAGTCGTGTATTCCCATCTATTGGCCGACGAGATCATTCTGCGGTGCCTCGAGCTTGGTGCAGTGACCTATCTCGTCAAATCCGAAGGCAAGCGTCATCTCATCGACGCGCTGCGGGCGGCGTGGACGGACGAGCCCTACGTCGGTCCCCAGATGGCGGGTGCGATGGTCAATGATGTCAACGTCGGAAGGCCGAAATTGGCAGCGCGAGAACGGGAAGTCCTCGTCGCTTGGTTCCAGACGGAGAGTAAAGAGCTGGTGGCTGAGAAGCTGCACATTGCCCCGACGACAGTCCGGACACATCTGCAGAGAATCCGGGCTAAGTACGCGGCCGTGGGGAGGCCGGCGTCGACCAAATCGGCGTTGGTGGCCCGGGCGATACAAGACGGGATCATCGTCGTCGATGATCTGTGA
- a CDS encoding response regulator transcription factor codes for MSSPADPIRVVVIDDHDAIHAGIRTWCDEARPPLHLLAAYTTAKDFVADQRDRSVSPDVVLLDLELKSRRPDFAAVEEIATAGHRVIVFSHIEHDEAILRSLELGANTYIAKPEGKEHLVEAIRAAATDTPYVGPRMASAIGNDRRVGRPALTDREKEVLLAWFRTESKDLVGQQLFIAPGSVKTYLQRVRAKYAAVGRPAPTKAALVARAVQDGIISIDEL; via the coding sequence ATGTCCTCGCCGGCTGACCCGATTCGCGTTGTGGTGATCGACGATCATGACGCGATCCACGCCGGGATACGAACGTGGTGTGACGAAGCAAGGCCGCCGCTGCACCTCCTGGCGGCATACACCACGGCGAAAGACTTTGTCGCTGACCAACGGGACCGCTCTGTCAGCCCCGACGTCGTGTTGTTGGACCTAGAACTGAAGAGTCGGCGGCCTGACTTCGCCGCAGTCGAGGAGATCGCAACCGCCGGCCACCGGGTCATCGTCTTCTCCCACATTGAGCACGACGAGGCCATATTGCGGAGCCTGGAGTTGGGCGCCAACACCTACATCGCAAAGCCGGAGGGCAAGGAGCACCTGGTGGAGGCGATCCGCGCTGCCGCTACGGACACTCCATACGTCGGACCACGAATGGCTAGTGCAATCGGCAATGATCGCCGCGTCGGTAGGCCGGCGTTGACCGATCGCGAGAAGGAGGTGCTGCTGGCCTGGTTTCGCACCGAGAGTAAAGACCTTGTAGGACAGCAACTCTTCATCGCACCAGGCTCGGTGAAGACCTACTTGCAGCGTGTGCGTGCGAAGTACGCCGCCGTTGGACGGCCCGCCCCCACCAAGGCGGCCCTGGTCGCTCGAGCCGTCCAAGACGGCATCATCAGCATCGACGAACTTTGA
- a CDS encoding sensor histidine kinase, translated as MMDFPARDLDASRRHMLRPAETVGLLMRNCVGLLVAVVSLADPGSQAQGHGKVLLACLAAWSAYRILTRSRRWEFLAVDYVFVLAVSLGLPALVADPDFYTFNTAPQAIAGTAVVSLAVSMPMTVSLPMAAGIAAAYAFGSAEILGWKHLLPVAALYYFALQWITAALLRFMLLRIATTIDRTRAARADAESSQHVIEAVREYEREQLALLHDTAASTLLIVGQGGKLPPQRLAAQARRDLHLLEESPWEPLPTRTELVVALRDCAEHINTPSRFEGRERLWVDGETAKAVVSAAREAMNNVDRHSQATELVITITDFAVTLADNGIGFDPEMPRLGHGVNDSVLARMRRSGGSASVTSAPGAGTTVELRWRTAEPAASTDLPADQDGFIEKLRGRYGLALTAYALANLAVSTPHAVASGPHRLFNMVLVLLAAGSTLTAIPGIRRGRMRPVWWAAAVLLAVVVVQPLLLDSEMVGGYAHWTQNAIGWCLLPLLLGLRTPSGAAVLIIFWIVGAVVEFACQPNSATLVNIGLGTASILGVQLFALIFNGLMRAAAVSAQEEVHTHKRIALRELVERALRAEYQRRYAQLVDNVVPLLQALSNGTPVDDQLQARARTQSRRMRILFDQAATFEHPFMQAVRPLVDAAEGRHVAVTVDLAGELPDLAPVNVDAVLRPIADVMERTTESARIVVTCSPKEVSVSVVCHGLTSVPELSDHPVVTLDVVEGDDSVWVLARHVLISEGASSHVLAG; from the coding sequence ATGATGGACTTCCCCGCTCGAGATCTTGATGCTTCGCGCCGCCACATGCTGCGCCCCGCCGAAACGGTCGGGTTGTTAATGCGAAACTGCGTAGGTCTTCTGGTCGCTGTGGTCTCTCTGGCAGACCCTGGATCGCAGGCGCAAGGCCACGGCAAGGTGTTGCTGGCCTGCCTGGCGGCTTGGTCGGCGTACCGCATCCTCACCCGATCGAGGCGCTGGGAGTTCCTCGCCGTTGACTACGTATTCGTCCTGGCTGTGTCCTTGGGGCTACCTGCATTGGTCGCTGATCCAGACTTCTACACATTCAACACTGCGCCACAGGCGATCGCGGGGACGGCAGTGGTCAGTCTGGCTGTCTCGATGCCGATGACGGTGAGCCTGCCGATGGCTGCAGGAATCGCCGCCGCATATGCCTTCGGCAGTGCCGAGATTCTGGGGTGGAAGCATCTGCTACCCGTGGCGGCACTCTATTACTTTGCTCTGCAATGGATAACGGCTGCTCTCCTGCGGTTCATGCTTCTGCGCATCGCAACGACAATCGACCGCACCAGGGCGGCGCGCGCAGACGCTGAGTCCAGCCAGCATGTGATCGAGGCTGTTCGCGAGTACGAGCGCGAGCAGTTGGCGTTGCTGCACGACACCGCCGCATCAACATTGCTCATCGTTGGACAGGGCGGCAAACTGCCGCCTCAGCGACTGGCCGCGCAAGCTCGGCGTGATCTTCATCTTTTGGAGGAGAGTCCGTGGGAACCGCTGCCCACACGCACCGAGTTAGTGGTCGCTCTGAGGGATTGCGCGGAACATATCAATACACCGTCTCGTTTCGAAGGGCGAGAACGCCTCTGGGTCGACGGAGAGACCGCCAAGGCTGTCGTTTCCGCGGCGCGCGAGGCCATGAACAACGTCGATCGTCACTCCCAGGCAACAGAACTGGTTATTACCATCACTGACTTTGCCGTTACATTGGCCGACAACGGGATCGGGTTCGACCCAGAGATGCCGCGTTTGGGGCATGGCGTAAACGACTCCGTCTTGGCTCGTATGCGGCGGTCAGGCGGGTCCGCGTCGGTCACCTCCGCGCCAGGGGCTGGAACGACTGTCGAACTGCGCTGGCGCACAGCAGAACCAGCGGCTTCAACGGATCTGCCTGCTGACCAAGACGGATTCATCGAGAAGCTTCGCGGGCGTTACGGGCTGGCGTTGACCGCCTATGCACTGGCCAATCTGGCGGTATCGACACCTCATGCAGTCGCTAGCGGACCACACAGACTATTCAACATGGTGCTGGTTCTCCTGGCCGCGGGGAGCACGTTGACGGCCATCCCTGGAATCCGACGCGGCCGGATGCGACCCGTGTGGTGGGCTGCGGCGGTCTTACTCGCCGTGGTGGTGGTGCAGCCTCTATTGCTGGATTCAGAGATGGTTGGGGGATATGCACATTGGACTCAGAATGCGATCGGGTGGTGCCTGCTTCCGCTGCTCCTCGGGCTGCGAACCCCGAGCGGGGCGGCGGTATTGATCATCTTCTGGATTGTGGGCGCTGTCGTCGAGTTCGCCTGCCAACCCAACTCCGCGACGCTGGTCAACATTGGACTCGGCACCGCCAGCATCCTGGGTGTGCAGTTGTTCGCTCTGATCTTCAACGGTCTGATGCGCGCAGCCGCAGTGAGCGCGCAAGAAGAGGTGCATACCCACAAGCGAATAGCGTTGCGGGAACTGGTTGAACGCGCTCTTCGGGCCGAGTATCAGCGCCGCTACGCCCAGCTCGTAGACAACGTTGTTCCTCTACTGCAAGCCCTCAGTAATGGCACGCCTGTGGATGATCAGCTGCAAGCCCGCGCTCGTACCCAGTCGCGGCGAATGCGCATCCTCTTCGACCAGGCAGCTACCTTTGAGCACCCGTTCATGCAGGCGGTACGCCCTCTTGTCGATGCGGCCGAAGGCCGTCACGTCGCTGTCACCGTCGATCTGGCAGGTGAGCTGCCTGACCTCGCGCCGGTGAACGTAGATGCGGTGCTCCGGCCGATCGCCGACGTAATGGAAAGGACGACCGAATCGGCGCGGATCGTCGTGACCTGCTCGCCGAAGGAGGTCTCAGTCAGCGTTGTGTGCCACGGGTTAACCTCCGTTCCCGAGCTCAGCGATCATCCCGTCGTCACCCTCGATGTCGTCGAAGGCGACGATTCGGTGTGGGTGTTGGCCCGCCACGTCCTCATATCAGAAGGAGCCTCAAGCCATGTCCTCGCCGGCTGA
- a CDS encoding ATP-binding protein: MADYAWAALVALVSPVVANAENIGSSTSPAYAVVTIVVATAAVELPARLSVPVAVALIGLYTYRGAEPDDWRQLLGSPEIYDLVASVALALLIRWAIGRMAAAIVAAHRDRVDAEIANSVAARRLAFEREQLAVLHDTAAATLLLASEVDSPPRDRLAAQAARDLEILQQPLDQTVPRVEIVDILRNAVRHVSTPTRLSGLSRLWLDGRLACAVESAVREALNNVDRHAGARQAIIEVTSTAITVRDDGAGADPAEWTPGYGVAESIIGRMKRAGGRGSIDSVPGRGTTVELSWHPDNGAAPVGEAIDDSERLIARIRVICGLILTGYALSSVLTMAPWGVASGVHPAMQSVLAVLTGLCAVAAVPGLILRRWAPARAAAVILGFVALCQPLLLSDSMLRTEAQWTVAAVGFSLVPLLINLPLSRSISVVLLCWVVPAAVDLLRVPTTQILAAIVTGAASFLVPQIGLAVFNAVAEKAARKAHEENASRDRLVVEHKVAEALRAHYGAGYAATTQRLLPVLAELAGGEPITEDLRRRAALENLRLRRMFDEARAGTQAQLDPLRAVINAAAERGVDVTTRIDPRAGDLSAADAGRLVDAIGAALADARTYARVVVTAAGATLTGSVLSDGTCTGPDRQRFRDDVEVLDSSGSRWVTCRVPITTWQS, encoded by the coding sequence GTGGCCGACTACGCCTGGGCCGCCCTGGTGGCACTGGTAAGTCCAGTTGTAGCAAACGCAGAGAACATCGGTTCATCGACCAGTCCGGCTTATGCAGTCGTGACGATCGTGGTCGCCACGGCTGCTGTCGAGCTGCCGGCGCGACTGTCGGTCCCGGTCGCTGTCGCCCTCATAGGTCTGTATACCTACCGCGGCGCCGAGCCCGACGACTGGCGCCAACTGCTCGGCTCCCCGGAGATTTATGACTTGGTGGCAAGTGTCGCGCTGGCACTGCTGATCCGCTGGGCGATCGGGCGGATGGCGGCTGCAATCGTTGCGGCCCACCGGGATCGGGTGGATGCAGAGATTGCCAATAGCGTTGCGGCCCGGCGTCTTGCCTTCGAGCGCGAGCAACTGGCTGTACTACATGACACGGCGGCGGCGACGCTACTCTTGGCCAGCGAGGTCGACAGCCCTCCGAGGGACAGATTGGCCGCGCAAGCCGCGCGTGACCTAGAGATACTTCAGCAGCCGCTCGATCAGACAGTTCCGCGTGTCGAGATCGTTGACATCCTGCGCAACGCGGTAAGACACGTGTCGACGCCGACTCGCCTCTCTGGATTGTCGCGATTGTGGCTCGATGGACGCCTCGCGTGTGCAGTGGAGTCAGCGGTCCGAGAAGCCTTGAACAACGTTGACCGTCATGCCGGCGCACGTCAGGCGATTATCGAAGTGACCAGCACCGCGATCACGGTGCGCGACGATGGCGCAGGTGCCGATCCGGCGGAATGGACCCCAGGCTACGGCGTCGCCGAATCGATTATCGGCCGAATGAAGCGCGCGGGCGGGCGCGGCTCGATCGACTCGGTACCAGGTCGTGGGACAACAGTGGAACTCAGTTGGCACCCAGACAACGGGGCGGCACCCGTCGGCGAGGCGATCGATGACTCAGAGCGGCTCATCGCCCGCATCCGTGTCATTTGCGGACTCATCCTCACCGGGTATGCACTGTCAAGTGTCTTGACCATGGCGCCATGGGGAGTCGCGTCCGGCGTGCATCCCGCGATGCAGTCGGTCTTGGCGGTACTCACCGGGCTGTGCGCCGTGGCGGCAGTGCCGGGTCTGATCTTGCGACGATGGGCACCCGCACGGGCCGCGGCAGTGATTCTGGGCTTTGTCGCACTGTGCCAGCCGCTCCTGCTGTCCGACTCCATGCTTCGCACCGAAGCCCAGTGGACCGTCGCCGCTGTCGGGTTCTCGTTGGTGCCTCTGCTGATCAACTTGCCGCTATCGCGTTCGATCAGCGTCGTGCTGCTCTGCTGGGTGGTTCCGGCAGCGGTGGACCTGCTCCGTGTACCGACAACGCAGATACTCGCCGCGATCGTAACCGGTGCGGCAAGTTTCTTAGTTCCTCAGATCGGTCTGGCGGTATTCAACGCGGTTGCTGAAAAGGCTGCACGTAAAGCGCACGAAGAGAACGCTTCTCGCGACCGCCTTGTGGTCGAACACAAAGTGGCGGAAGCTTTGCGTGCCCACTACGGGGCGGGCTACGCGGCCACGACGCAGAGGCTGCTGCCCGTACTCGCGGAGCTGGCCGGGGGGGAGCCGATCACCGAGGATCTGAGGCGGCGAGCTGCTCTTGAGAATCTGCGGTTGCGCCGAATGTTTGACGAGGCCCGGGCTGGAACCCAGGCACAGCTCGACCCTCTTCGCGCGGTCATCAACGCAGCAGCTGAACGCGGGGTGGACGTGACCACCCGCATCGACCCGAGAGCTGGTGACCTCAGTGCGGCAGATGCGGGGCGGCTTGTCGACGCAATAGGCGCCGCGCTCGCCGACGCTCGAACTTATGCTCGCGTCGTCGTGACGGCAGCGGGAGCAACCCTGACCGGCAGCGTGTTGTCCGACGGAACATGCACAGGCCCCGATCGACAACGCTTCCGAGACGACGTCGAGGTGTTGGACTCGTCAGGGAGTCGATGGGTTACCTGCCGCGTTCCGATCACTACGTGGCAATCATGA